The following coding sequences are from one Arthrobacter crystallopoietes window:
- the secA gene encoding preprotein translocase subunit SecA, with the protein MPSILERVLRTGDKKTLKRLRNYADAINILEEDFKALSDAELRGETDTLKQRYQDGEHLDDLLPEAFAAVREASSRTLGLRHFDVQLMGGAALHLGNIAEMKTGEGKTLVATAPAYLNALTGQGVHVITVNDYLAEYQSDLMGRVYRFLGLTSGCILSNQNPSVRREQYNADITYGTNNEFGFDYLRDNMAWSKDELVQRGHHFAVVDEVDSILIDEARTPLIISGQASGDVNRWYTEFARVVKRLNVEDDYEVDEKKRTVGVLESGIEKVEDYLGIDNLYESANTPLIGFLNNAIKAKELFKRDKDYVILNGEVLIVDEHTGRILAGRRYNEGMHQAIEAKEGVEIKAENQTMATVTLQNYFRLYEKLSGMTGTAETEAAEFMSTYKLGVVPIPTNKPMARVDQADLIYKNELAKFDAVVKDIAERHEKGQPVLVGTTSVEKSEYLSKQLAKQGVRHEVLNAKNHAREAAIVAQAGRKGAVTVATNMAGRGTDIMLGGNAEFNAVAEMEKRGLDPAENPEEYEAAWPAAFEAAQKAVKAEHDEVKELGGLYVLGTERHESRRIDNQLRGRSGRQGDPGESRFYLSLTDDLMRLFNSGAAERIMNSSRMPDDVALESKMVSKAIENAQGQVEGRNAEQRKNVLKYDDVLNRQREAIYGDRRRILEGDDLHEKVAFFLEDVITAMVDEATQEGHGDDWDYEQLWTNLKQLYPIQLTIDEVVEEAGGKSKITAEFLREEIVSDAKVAYAQREEALGSATMRELERRVVLSVIGRKWQEHLYEMDYLKEGIGLRAMAQRDPLVEYQREGFIMFQAMMEAIREESIGYLFNLEVKVKEPAPTGLPGVTDGRSAVRAPEITAAGLEAPQRPASLQFTAPTVTGEAVTRVERQNSGKPGNQTQASDGGKAAKDAKRRRK; encoded by the coding sequence GTGCCATCGATTCTCGAGCGAGTCCTAAGAACCGGCGACAAAAAGACGCTGAAGAGGCTTCGCAACTATGCTGACGCGATCAACATTCTCGAAGAGGACTTCAAAGCCCTCTCGGATGCTGAGCTTCGCGGCGAGACTGACACTTTGAAACAGCGCTACCAGGACGGCGAGCATCTCGATGATCTCTTGCCCGAAGCGTTTGCCGCCGTTAGGGAAGCGTCCAGCCGTACATTGGGCCTGCGCCACTTCGATGTCCAGCTCATGGGCGGCGCTGCGCTTCATCTGGGCAATATCGCCGAGATGAAAACCGGTGAAGGCAAGACCTTGGTCGCGACAGCTCCTGCCTACCTGAATGCCTTGACCGGACAGGGCGTCCACGTCATCACGGTCAACGACTATCTGGCCGAATACCAGTCCGACCTGATGGGCCGTGTCTATCGCTTCCTCGGCCTGACCAGCGGCTGCATCCTGTCCAACCAGAACCCGTCTGTCCGCCGCGAACAGTACAACGCCGACATCACCTACGGAACCAACAACGAGTTCGGCTTCGACTACCTCCGCGACAACATGGCCTGGAGCAAGGACGAACTGGTTCAGCGCGGGCACCATTTCGCTGTCGTCGACGAAGTGGACTCGATCCTGATCGACGAGGCGCGTACCCCTCTGATCATTTCCGGGCAGGCGTCGGGTGACGTGAACCGCTGGTACACGGAGTTCGCCCGCGTGGTGAAGCGACTGAACGTTGAGGACGACTACGAAGTCGATGAAAAGAAGCGCACAGTCGGCGTGCTGGAATCCGGCATCGAAAAGGTCGAGGACTACCTCGGCATCGACAACCTCTACGAGTCGGCCAATACTCCGCTGATCGGATTCCTCAACAACGCCATCAAGGCCAAGGAACTGTTCAAGCGCGACAAGGACTACGTCATCCTCAACGGCGAAGTCCTCATTGTCGACGAACACACGGGCCGAATTCTCGCCGGCCGCCGCTATAACGAGGGTATGCACCAGGCCATTGAGGCCAAAGAGGGTGTGGAGATCAAGGCCGAGAACCAGACGATGGCCACGGTAACGCTGCAGAATTACTTCCGGCTTTACGAAAAGCTGTCGGGTATGACGGGTACGGCCGAAACCGAGGCCGCTGAATTCATGAGCACCTACAAGCTCGGCGTCGTTCCGATTCCTACCAACAAGCCGATGGCCCGCGTTGATCAAGCGGATCTGATCTACAAGAACGAACTGGCCAAGTTCGACGCCGTCGTCAAGGACATCGCTGAGCGCCATGAAAAAGGACAGCCGGTCCTGGTCGGTACCACCAGCGTCGAAAAGAGCGAGTACCTGTCCAAGCAGCTGGCGAAACAGGGGGTACGCCATGAGGTGCTGAACGCCAAGAACCATGCGCGTGAAGCTGCCATCGTTGCTCAGGCCGGGCGCAAGGGTGCGGTCACGGTAGCGACGAACATGGCCGGCCGCGGTACAGACATCATGCTTGGCGGCAACGCTGAGTTCAACGCGGTGGCCGAAATGGAGAAGCGCGGACTCGATCCCGCGGAAAACCCCGAAGAGTACGAAGCGGCCTGGCCTGCGGCGTTTGAAGCGGCGCAGAAGGCCGTGAAGGCAGAACATGACGAAGTAAAGGAGCTAGGCGGACTCTACGTGCTCGGTACCGAGCGCCACGAATCGCGCCGCATCGACAACCAGTTGCGGGGACGTTCCGGCCGCCAGGGCGATCCCGGTGAGTCGCGCTTCTACCTCTCGCTGACGGATGACCTCATGCGGCTGTTCAACTCAGGTGCAGCTGAACGCATTATGAACTCGTCCCGTATGCCTGATGACGTTGCGTTGGAATCCAAGATGGTCTCCAAGGCAATCGAAAATGCCCAGGGCCAGGTCGAGGGACGCAACGCCGAACAACGCAAGAACGTGTTGAAGTACGACGACGTGTTGAACCGCCAGCGCGAGGCGATCTACGGTGACAGGCGCCGGATTCTCGAAGGCGATGACCTGCATGAGAAGGTCGCTTTCTTCCTCGAAGACGTCATCACGGCCATGGTGGATGAGGCAACGCAGGAAGGTCACGGCGATGACTGGGACTACGAGCAGCTTTGGACGAACCTTAAGCAGCTGTACCCCATCCAATTGACCATCGACGAGGTCGTCGAGGAAGCTGGCGGCAAGTCCAAAATCACGGCGGAATTCCTCCGCGAAGAAATCGTATCGGATGCCAAGGTCGCATACGCTCAGCGTGAAGAGGCTCTCGGATCCGCAACCATGCGCGAGCTGGAGCGCCGGGTTGTGCTTTCCGTGATCGGCAGGAAGTGGCAGGAACACCTCTATGAGATGGACTATCTCAAGGAAGGAATCGGCCTGCGTGCGATGGCACAGCGCGATCCTCTGGTGGAATACCAGCGTGAGGGTTTCATCATGTTCCAGGCGATGATGGAAGCCATCCGCGAAGAGAGCATTGGGTATCTGTTCAACCTTGAAGTCAAGGTCAAAGAACCTGCTCCGACAGGTCTTCCCGGTGTAACGGATGGCCGCAGCGCAGTTCGGGCACCGGAGATAACCGCGGCAGGCCTGGAGGCACCTCAGCGGCCGGCGTCGCTGCAGTTCACGGCTCCCACCGTTACCGGCGAAGCAGTGACCCGGGTCGAGCGGCAGAACTCGGGCAAGCCTGGGAACCAGACTCAAGCTTCCGACGGCGGAAAGGCGGCAAAGGACGCCAAACGTCGCCGGAAGTAA
- a CDS encoding ComF family protein gives MWFPAALFDALYFHSAVQRVLRWAAEFGHLVLPTDCVSCGAEDHTLCPPCRSRLRRATVRPYRAEDGAESLPFVGTDLIEVLPVMAAGRYRHELSQAILAYKNQGRTDLLHALAPALAAAVHAAAHIDGGRPGVFLVPVPSRASSRRRRGYEPLDLLLRRLERQKLLPAEVSVLRAACVRPGMAGMVKGILPAASQKSLGKSGRRSNVASSMRIKQRYTASLQNRHCILVDDVLTTGATLAELTRVLREAGAVVDAGVVVAATSAPSGTA, from the coding sequence ATGTGGTTCCCCGCCGCCCTGTTTGATGCCCTGTACTTCCACTCCGCAGTGCAGCGGGTGCTGCGGTGGGCCGCGGAGTTCGGCCACCTTGTGCTGCCTACCGATTGCGTCAGCTGCGGGGCCGAGGACCACACACTGTGTCCGCCTTGCCGGAGCAGGCTGCGCAGGGCGACCGTACGGCCCTACCGTGCCGAGGACGGAGCCGAGTCGTTGCCCTTTGTCGGGACGGACCTGATCGAGGTTCTGCCGGTTATGGCTGCCGGCCGTTACCGGCATGAGCTTTCCCAGGCGATCCTGGCCTACAAAAACCAAGGCCGGACGGACCTTTTGCACGCGCTGGCCCCTGCGCTCGCAGCCGCTGTCCACGCCGCGGCGCACATCGACGGCGGCCGTCCAGGGGTTTTTCTGGTTCCGGTACCCTCCCGCGCCAGTTCGCGCAGAAGGCGTGGCTACGAACCGCTGGACTTACTGCTGCGCCGGCTGGAACGGCAGAAACTCCTGCCGGCTGAAGTGTCCGTGCTGCGCGCGGCCTGTGTCCGGCCCGGTATGGCCGGCATGGTGAAAGGTATCCTTCCGGCAGCTTCGCAGAAGTCGCTGGGCAAATCCGGCCGACGCAGCAACGTCGCCTCATCGATGAGGATCAAGCAGCGCTACACCGCGTCCCTGCAGAACCGGCACTGCATTCTGGTCGATGACGTGCTCACCACCGGAGCAACCCTGGCCGAGTTGACGAGAGTCCTGCGCGAGGCGGGCGCAGTGGTCGATGCAGGCGTGGTTGTGGCGGCGACATCCGCGCCCTCCGGAACGGCCTGA
- a CDS encoding winged helix-turn-helix domain-containing protein, translating into MSAPLSLRQARRIALAAQSLHRERPTGLVSARAVGRTFDRLQLLQIDSVNVLTRAHYLPLFSRLGNYDVEILHRFAGKAPRRMVEYWAHEASYIRPDHFNDLRVWQKRKWVGASAMDPDTRDDLSARIMQALASSRPLSARAVAERIGHAEIRSTTQWGWNWNAAKRVLEDLFERGDISAAGRNAQFERLYALTGKVMPKGVDPSLRPEKHDAMVRLIDAAATAHGIGTLKCFADYFRIPLQPAAAALRQLLAEGRVEEVSVEGWQGPHYLHTEALRPRAARGRALLGPFDSLVFERRRLERLFHFHYRIEIYTPAAQRRYGYYVLPFLLRESLCARVDLKADRSAGLLLVKGAFSEADAPADTAVELAAELELMSRWLGLEGVRVEDRGDLAGPLKNLLAGHRRSSLVRPAGTKAEVDTSLP; encoded by the coding sequence ATGTCTGCACCCCTAAGTCTCCGCCAGGCCCGGCGCATCGCGCTCGCTGCACAGTCCCTACACAGGGAGCGGCCCACCGGTCTTGTTTCGGCAAGAGCGGTGGGCCGTACCTTTGACCGGCTGCAACTGCTGCAGATCGATTCGGTGAACGTGCTGACCCGGGCCCATTACCTGCCGTTGTTTTCCCGTCTGGGTAATTACGACGTCGAAATCCTGCATCGCTTTGCCGGCAAGGCTCCGAGACGCATGGTTGAGTACTGGGCACACGAAGCCAGCTACATCCGGCCGGACCACTTCAACGACCTGCGCGTGTGGCAGAAAAGAAAATGGGTGGGCGCGTCTGCGATGGACCCGGATACCCGGGATGACCTGTCGGCGCGGATCATGCAGGCTCTCGCTTCGTCGCGTCCCCTGAGCGCCCGGGCCGTTGCCGAACGGATTGGTCATGCCGAAATCCGCTCCACAACCCAGTGGGGGTGGAACTGGAACGCGGCCAAACGCGTGCTTGAAGACCTGTTTGAACGCGGCGACATCAGCGCTGCTGGCCGGAACGCCCAGTTCGAGCGGCTCTATGCATTGACCGGGAAAGTGATGCCCAAGGGCGTCGATCCCTCCTTGCGACCGGAGAAACACGACGCGATGGTTCGGTTGATAGATGCCGCCGCAACAGCCCATGGCATTGGTACGCTCAAATGTTTCGCGGACTATTTCCGGATTCCGCTTCAGCCGGCTGCGGCGGCCCTGCGGCAGCTCCTGGCCGAAGGCAGGGTGGAAGAAGTTTCTGTCGAGGGGTGGCAGGGACCGCACTATCTGCACACCGAGGCGCTCCGCCCTCGCGCGGCGAGAGGCCGCGCATTGCTCGGGCCTTTCGATTCGCTGGTCTTCGAGCGGCGCCGGCTGGAACGTCTATTCCACTTCCACTACCGCATCGAAATCTATACCCCTGCCGCGCAGCGGCGCTACGGGTACTACGTCCTGCCGTTCCTGCTGCGGGAGTCCTTGTGTGCCAGGGTGGACCTCAAGGCGGACCGCTCAGCCGGCCTGCTCCTGGTCAAGGGCGCCTTCAGCGAGGCCGATGCACCTGCGGACACCGCTGTCGAACTTGCCGCCGAACTGGAGCTGATGTCGCGCTGGCTCGGTCTGGAGGGCGTCCGGGTCGAGGACCGCGGGGACTTGGCCGGGCCGCTTAAAAATCTGCTGGCAGGGCACCGCCGAAGTTCGCTTGTCCGCCCTGCGGGAACCAAAGCAGAGGTTGATACGTCTCTCCCGTAG
- a CDS encoding LpqB family beta-propeller domain-containing protein, translating into MQRTLGERKGGPGALLRAAVVLLAALVMLSACSSIPMSGPVGTSQGEEPQTQAAEYTFTPPGPVPGADPKAIVDGFLLAGTAAQDDYRTAREFLAPSLAGEWQPVERTVVYRNSVNIVGSPTDTEFVVQLEVASVIDEHGIREPAEEGATESVPVVLTEVDGQWRISEIPDGTMVSNVDFQTLFSAYNLYFYDATYTYAVPDVRWYASRQGVSAAIVSSLLEGPAPYLSGAVISAFPEGSTLVRRSVPVESGAATVDLSAEVLTGTTFLRRQQMQQQLELTLGGLNTVSTVHMTVDQREVDLGPSPDPAFQAAVTNPAVGSLQIGVLDNELTFYEGSRPVEPQNLPAVSDLNPRDPAMSLDQEHFGFLNAERNRMYVIGPDKTAHQAVAGTQLTAPSVDPFGWTWTAAGDQSGAVYAIAPDEARTRVDITAQWFSERTIEELRISREGARALVIAREGDESKVYIAGVVRDQNGQPRSISTPIELDASVPADSGVWANESTVIVMQSSADEPVETEILRLDGGSQRMAPLTGMLDISAGNGDQDVYAQTEEALYIRVGNSWAPQPPPLVIDPSFPG; encoded by the coding sequence ATGCAACGGACGTTGGGTGAGCGCAAAGGCGGGCCTGGTGCACTGCTGCGCGCCGCCGTCGTACTTCTTGCCGCTTTGGTCATGCTCAGCGCCTGCTCCTCGATTCCCATGTCGGGACCGGTAGGAACCAGCCAGGGCGAAGAGCCCCAGACCCAGGCGGCCGAGTACACGTTCACTCCGCCGGGACCTGTCCCCGGTGCGGACCCTAAGGCCATAGTCGACGGCTTCCTGCTCGCGGGAACCGCGGCCCAGGACGATTACCGCACGGCGCGTGAATTCCTGGCACCGTCGCTGGCGGGCGAATGGCAGCCGGTGGAGCGCACGGTTGTCTACCGGAATTCGGTGAACATCGTGGGCTCTCCTACGGACACCGAATTCGTGGTGCAGCTCGAAGTCGCCTCGGTCATCGACGAACACGGGATTCGCGAGCCCGCGGAGGAAGGCGCCACGGAGTCGGTGCCGGTGGTGCTGACCGAAGTGGACGGCCAATGGCGGATCTCCGAGATCCCGGACGGCACCATGGTCTCCAATGTCGACTTCCAGACGCTGTTCTCCGCCTATAACCTCTACTTCTACGACGCCACGTACACCTATGCGGTCCCCGATGTGCGCTGGTACGCCAGCCGTCAGGGGGTATCGGCGGCGATTGTCTCCTCGCTCCTGGAAGGGCCTGCCCCGTATCTCAGCGGTGCGGTGATCAGTGCCTTCCCGGAAGGGTCCACGCTGGTCAGGCGCTCGGTGCCGGTGGAAAGCGGGGCGGCCACGGTTGACCTGTCGGCCGAAGTCCTGACCGGCACCACGTTCCTGCGCCGACAGCAGATGCAGCAGCAGCTGGAGCTGACACTGGGCGGGCTGAACACGGTCAGCACGGTGCACATGACCGTGGACCAGCGCGAGGTTGACCTGGGGCCGTCCCCGGATCCTGCCTTCCAGGCCGCCGTGACCAATCCCGCGGTCGGCAGCCTCCAGATCGGGGTGCTGGACAACGAGCTGACGTTCTACGAAGGTTCGCGTCCGGTCGAACCGCAGAATCTGCCCGCTGTCTCGGACCTCAATCCGCGTGATCCGGCGATGTCCCTTGACCAGGAGCACTTTGGGTTCCTGAACGCGGAGCGCAACCGGATGTACGTTATTGGCCCGGACAAGACAGCGCATCAGGCGGTTGCCGGAACACAGCTGACTGCCCCCAGTGTCGATCCGTTCGGCTGGACCTGGACTGCCGCCGGCGACCAGAGCGGAGCGGTTTACGCCATCGCCCCCGATGAGGCGCGGACGCGGGTCGACATCACCGCGCAATGGTTCTCGGAACGGACCATCGAGGAACTGAGGATCTCCCGGGAAGGGGCCCGCGCCCTGGTCATCGCCCGGGAAGGTGACGAATCGAAGGTCTACATTGCCGGCGTGGTCCGCGACCAGAACGGACAGCCGCGCAGTATCAGCACGCCGATCGAGCTGGATGCTTCCGTTCCCGCGGATTCAGGGGTGTGGGCCAACGAATCAACGGTGATCGTCATGCAGTCATCGGCCGACGAACCGGTGGAAACGGAAATATTAAGGCTCGACGGCGGTTCGCAGCGGATGGCGCCACTGACCGGAATGCTGGACATCAGTGCCGGCAACGGAGACCAGGACGTTTATGCCCAGACGGAGGAAGCGTTGTATATCCGGGTCGGCAACAGCTGGGCGCCCCAGCCGCCGCCCCTGGTGATCGATCCGTCTTTCCCGGGATAA
- the hpf gene encoding ribosome hibernation-promoting factor, HPF/YfiA family: MEFNINGRNLSVSDRFREYAEEKISKIEQLGDKVQRLDAKITKEINARQADSSMTVELTVLGRGPVVRAEATAADKFAAFDLAYGKLMERLRRARDRRKVHHGRHNPKGVHEATASLEPASTTKPLHVETSEASLNGSTPSAQTTDEYEIENDIPAGDSPVLIRRKVFPAPPMTLDDAVDNMELVGHDFYLFIDSATNSPSVVYRRRGWTYGVISLDADCKEESTAKEELLAYRAAEGANA; encoded by the coding sequence ATGGAATTCAATATCAACGGCCGCAACCTCTCGGTCTCCGACCGGTTCCGGGAATACGCCGAAGAGAAGATCTCCAAAATAGAGCAGCTGGGCGACAAGGTTCAGCGGCTGGATGCCAAGATTACGAAGGAAATCAACGCTCGTCAGGCGGACAGCTCCATGACCGTCGAGCTCACAGTACTCGGCCGTGGCCCCGTTGTCCGTGCGGAAGCCACCGCAGCTGACAAATTTGCCGCCTTCGATCTGGCCTACGGCAAGCTCATGGAACGCCTTCGCCGGGCCCGTGACCGCCGCAAGGTCCACCATGGACGCCACAACCCCAAGGGCGTCCATGAAGCTACCGCGTCGCTCGAACCTGCAAGCACCACCAAGCCGCTGCATGTCGAGACATCGGAGGCCAGCCTGAACGGCTCCACTCCGTCAGCGCAAACAACGGACGAATATGAAATAGAGAATGACATTCCGGCCGGCGATTCGCCGGTCCTGATCCGCCGGAAGGTCTTTCCGGCTCCGCCGATGACGCTCGACGATGCTGTCGACAACATGGAACTCGTCGGACACGACTTTTACTTGTTCATCGATTCGGCAACGAACTCCCCGAGTGTGGTCTACCGGCGCCGCGGCTGGACCTATGGAGTGATTTCACTGGATGCCGATTGTAAAGAGGAATCCACCGCGAAGGAAGAGCTTCTGGCGTACCGCGCAGCAGAAGGAGCAAACGCTTAG